AACGGCCTGGTCGAACCCCGGGAACCGCTTCGCGTCCTTGACGACGTCCGTCGCGTGGTCGAGGCGCAGCCACGTGTGAAAGAACGAGAGCACCTTCAACTTCGCCCGTGGGTCGCTCAACAGCCGATCGGCCTGGGTTCGGATCTCTTCGCGGGTGGTCAGTTTTCCGTCCTGCGCAGCGGTCAGCAGTGCGGCGTCGGGGAGCGAATCCCAGAGCACGAACGACAGCCGCGCGGCCACCGCGTAACCCTCGGGGATCGGTTCCGCGTCGCGATAGAGGAACTGCGGTGAGATCAGCGCCGCGGCGACGACCCGCTTCACACCGGTGACCGTGTCCTTGGTCGAATCGAACAGTTGATCGACGTGGACCTTCGTCTGTTCTTCCGACAAGGGGTGGCGAAAGGCACGCTCCACGAACAGTTGGCAGAACCGGCGCAATTTCGCGCGGGGGTCGGGCTCTTTCTCCGCTAACCCGGCCAGTTCGTGCAGGTGGTCACCGACGTAGCCGGCGGTCTCCAAAGCCGTGTCGAATGTGGCCCGGGTCCACGCCTTTGAGATCGACGTGCCGCGCTCCCAACCCAGGCTCCGGTCGTCCGGCGGGAACTTCGTTTTCGGCACGAACGTTTCCCTCACCCGCACCGGGGACAGGTGGCGAACGGGGATCTCTTCTTCCGTGCCGAGTGGTGGTTTCCATTTCAACGACACGGACGCGGTCTTCTCTTTTCCTTTGAAGAACTGGAGGCGGATCGGGTACGAGCGCCCGCCGAGTAACCGCACCGTGCCGCGGTGGTCGGTGGGGGAGCCAGCGCCGACCCACGCATCGATCAGTGACTTCGGGCTGGGGTCCACCGATTGTGCGCGGTTGCTGTGGGGCGGCGCGGCGGGAGCGTTGACCCACAGCCGGACCCCGTTCTCGGACCGGACGATGAACTCGTAGTCCCCGGTTCGCGGGGCCGTGAAGGAACCGGTCCAGCGCACGGAATAGCCCTCGCCCTTCTTCTTTTCCTCAATGGGAGGGGTTCGGGTCCAGTCGAATCGAACGGTCAGGTCGGTGCGGTCGATGGCCCGATCCTTGTCCGAGTAGAAGCCCGAAACGATGTCTTCTTGCCACTGGAAGTACTCGCCGCGCAGCCCCTTCTCCGCGCTCGGGTTCGCGACGTTCGGGCGGAAGCTCCCGATCAGATCGGCGACCGCGTTCTGGTGCTGCACCGCGGTGAGGCGCGACAACTCGATGCGCGGGGGATGGTTCCGCTCGCGGGCGGCTTTGGAGTAAAACGTCTCGTGGATGTAAGCCGCAACCAGGTCCGCATCGGCGCCGACGCACGAGCCGGGATCGTCCTCCGGCATGGTGCGCGCGATCACCTTCGCCAACTCCTTGACGGTCCGGTCACCGATCAGCGGTTCGGGGTACTTTTTCGCCCCCTCCCCGTTCGGCCCGTGGCACGATGCGCACCGCTTCCGATAAATCTGCTCGCCGGTGGAGGCGTCCGCCCGGACCGGCGCGGTGCCGACCAGCAGCACGAGCGTGACCGTCGCGATTCGCATCGGGAACCTCTCCAATCGCCGCGCGATTCTCATTCGGGTTGTACGCCGGGGCGCTCCGCGGGGAACACCGGTTTGCGGACATCAACTGACAACCAGCAGACCGCCCCGACCGCGAGCAACCCCGCCGACACGAGGAACGCGCCGTCCCAGTACGCGCGAGAGACTGCTCCGAACGCGATCTGCGCGCCCGCGGCGGACAGCACCCCGAACGAGTTGATGACCCCGAACACGGCGGCCGTGTGCGGCGCGCTCATCGCACTGTTCGCCCCCCACCACGACCCGGCGTGGCAATGGATGCCGAAGCACGCGACCGCCAAAAACGCGCTCTTCCACTCTACCGCCGAGGCGAACGAGCCCGCCCCCAGCGCGACCGCGGCTAGCGCGAACGCCGGCCCACCCACCACGGGAAACGTCCACCGCCGGTTCGGTACGCGCCGGCGCGCGAGGTCCGCGAACCACCCACCGGCCAGGCACCCGACCGCACCGCCGAGCATGATTAGGCTGTTCCACCACCCCGATTCCACGTTCGACACGCCGCGCACTTTTTCGAGGTACGTCGGGTACCACGCGAACATCAGGTACACGCAACACGACCCACTCGCGAGCACGCCGCACAGCAGCCACACGTTCCGGCTGGCGAGGATCGGCCGGACCGGGAGGTGGCCGGCGTGAGCAGCTGTGGGCGGCGGGCCGATCAGGGCGCGCTCGGCCGCGTTCACCGCCGGGTGGTCGGTGGGGGCGTCCCGGAACCACCGGCTGAAGAGGAGCGCCCAGGCGACGCCGACGGACCCGAACGCGACGAACACCCACCGCCACCCGATCAACTCGATGAGGTACGCGGTCACCAGCGGGGCCACCATCCCGCCGACGAGCGCGGGCGTGTGAACGAACCCGCGCACCCGCCCGCGCGCGGACGGCGGGAACCAGTGGTCGACCACCCGCGACACGTTCGGCAGCGCGCCAGCCTCGCCCGCGCCGAACAGGAACCGCACCACGAGCAGCATCACGAACCCGGTGACGGCCCCGGTCAGCGCGGTGAAGATCGACCACCACACGACGATGCGGATCAGCACCCGCCGCGAGCCGAACCGGTCGCCCCAGTGCCCCGTGACCACCTCGAACAGCCCGTAGGCGAGCATGAACGCAGCGTGGACGAAGCCCATCTGCCAGTCGAGTAACCCGAGTTCGTCCTGAATGAACGGCGCGGCCTTCCCGATGCACATCCGGTCGAGGTAGAGGATCAGGGTGAGTCCGCAGAGGTACGCGAGCGTCACGTACCGCGCGTTCGTCGCCGGGTCGGGTTCTTGTGCCCCCATTCAAGCCACCCTGTACTTGGCGACGGTGTCGAGGTTCACCGTCACCCCGAGACCGGGTCGGTCGGAGATCGTCGTGAACCCGTCCGTAACGTCAAACCGCTCGTGCGTCAGGTCATGGCGCAGCGGCGAATCGGCCATGCAGAACTCCACCACATCGATCCCGGGCAGCGCGGCCATCACGTGCAGGCTCGCCGCAATGGTGAGTCCGCTCTTGAAGGTGTGGTTGCACACTCGCTTGTGTCGGGCGATCGCGGCCCGACCGACCGCGACCATCGTCGAGATGCCGCACCGCGACGGATCGGGCTGAATCCAGTCCAACCCGCCGTCGTCGAGCATCCGCAAAAACTCGTCCAGCCGAGCGGCCGTCTCCCCGGCCGCGATCGGCGTCGGGCTGACGGCCGACAGGGTCCGGTAGCCGGCGATGTCGTCGGGGTGGAGCATCTCTTCGAGCCAGTACGGGCGAAATTCGGCGAAATTCGTCGCCCGGCGGATCGCGGTCCGGGCGTCGAAGCACTCGCCCGCGTCGATGAGCAGGTCCACTTCGCCGAGGCCGCGTCGGGCCTCGCGAACGAGCGCGATATCGGTCGTTTCGGATTGGCCCATCGGTCCCCAGCCGAACTTGACGGCGGTGAACCCGCGATCGGCCCAGCGCCGCGCGGCGTCGTAAGTAGCGGCCGGGGTGTCGCCGAACAGCACGCTCGAATACGCCCGAAAGCGCGTCTGGAACGGCCCACCGAGGAGTTGGTAAATCGGCTTGTCGAGAACCCGCCCGGCAATGTCCCACAGGGCCATATCGACGCCCGCCATCGCGTGAACGGCCACCCCGCCGCTGGAGTAATAATTGGTCGCGACGCGCATCCGGTGGTTGCACACTTCGATGGCGAGCGGGTCCGAGCCGACCAGCACGCGCGCCAGCCCGGAACAGTTGGAGTGCGACAGCGGGGCATCGATGACGGCCTTCACAGCCCCCGGACACGAATCGACTTCCCCCCACCCGCTGATTCCGGCGTCAGTGTCGATGCGGACGAGGCACGTGTCCTGCGTACCATCGGCCGCCACACTCACCTGCGGGAGCCGCAGTACGATCGCTTCAACGTGCGTGATTTTCATCGCGCGGCGCCTCCCGTACTTGAGAACGGGCGCTGGCCCCACGGCAGCGGAAACGTCGGCGGGACGGCGTGGTGGTCGCGCCGGGTGTCGCGCGGGCGGTCCTTCCACCACGAGACGAGCGCGACGAGTTGCTTGACGGCCTCCAGGTAGGCCCGCTCGCCCTTCTCGGCGGTGGCCCGTTCCGGCTCGCCGAACGCCCCGGTATCGGAGTACGCGCTGGTCCACGGCACGAACGCCATCGGCCCGGACGCGAACAGGTCGAGCCACAGGAACGGGCTGTGTTCCTCGTTGAACTTGATGGCCCCGTCGCGGATCAGGTTCCGGCGAACGCCCCCTCCGTCCAGGTACATGTACAGCGAGGTTTCGAGTTCGCACGCGTGCGCGCACCCGCCGGGGAACTTGCTCTCCCGCCAGCCCGGGAGGAAGGCCTTGTCCACCGTGAGAAGGCCCCACCACGACAGGGCGGCGCACTCGGCGTCCGTCTCCAAGTTGGTCCGCCGGGCGGCCATATCGAGGATCGGAAAGTTCGACCCGTGCCCGTTCAGGAGCAGGATCTTCTTGAACCCGTGGTAAGCCAGGCTGCGGGTGACATCGAGGACCGATTCGAGCAGGGTCGTGTGGTGGGCGTTGAGGGTGCCGGGGAAGTCCATCACGTGCGCGGTGTACCCGTTCCACAGGGTCGGCAGGACGAGTACCTGATCGGGAATCTCGCGCCCGGCGCCCGCGGCGATCCCGGCCGGGCACACCACGTCCACGTCGAGCGGCAGGTGCGGGCCGTGCTGCTCGATGCTACCGACCGGTAGAACGCACACCGGCCGGCGGGCTACGGCGGCGTTCACCTCCGGCCACGTGAGCTTCTCGTAACGGTACTCGGGTTCAGGGCGTATCGGATCGGGCATAAAGTATCCGGCTGTGTCAGAAGGTCGCGGACCGCGGTCACTTGTTGAGCTTCAAATCGTACCGGCCCGGCTCCGGATTGTTGACCACTTCGATCAGCACCGTCGTAGTGGCCTGGTCCGTGTACTTCTTGTTGACGAAGTATTTGTTCGGCTTGCCCGGTTGCGGGTCATCGACCGCGTACACGACGACCTTGTACCAGCCGGGCGGGGCGCCTTTCTTGCTCCCCGGAACGAACACCTCGTAGCGCCCGTCGGCGCCGATGACGCCGGTCGGTTGGTGCTGGGTCGCGTTCCCTTTCGACGCATCCGGGTAGAACGTCAGCGTTCCGTTCGGGACCACCTTGTCGCCGGCGGTGACAACGCCCGACACCGGCGCGAGTTTCTCGCCCTCGCTGCCGCAGCCCGTTGCGAGGGCGGCGAGGGCAATGGCCAGGGCAACGAAAAACCGAGCGCGGGCCGTCCTCGGACCAGGCATGGGCAGACTCCACGAAAAACGAAGTGAGTGACCCTCGAGCCGCTTTCGCGCAGAAACTCCGCCACGCGGAACGCCCGCGGGCCGATCCGGTGCAACTTACGGTGCATCGACGAGAACCTCGCCACCGGCATAACTCGCCATAGCGCGGTACGTGCTAAGCGGAATCGAGTCCCGAACGAAGTGAACGGAGCCGTCGGCGTAGACGAACTGGACACCCCCCGTGTGCTTGCTCTTGAACCCGTGGTAGCTCCCCCACTCGGCCTGGTCCAAACTCGTCGTGTTGATCGGCACCCCGTTCGCGTGCTTGATGTAGTTCGGGGGCATCGCACACGTGAGCGTAGCTTCGACCGAATGCGCCCACGAGAACCCGTTGCCCGGTTGCGTGCCGTTCGCGTAATCCGCGGTCCAGATGTCCTCGCCGACCATGACCGTATTGCTCGTCCCGTCCGCGATGCCGACGAGTGTGACCGACGTCTTCCACCGGTCGAGTGAGAAAAGCCCGTTGGCACCCCAGAACCCGTCGCCGGAATTTACGAATGCGGGGTTCGCGTTGGCATAATCGCCGTAGTTGAAGTTGCTCCCCAGCACACCTTTGTAATTGGTCAATCCCACGACGTAGTTGGTCTGCGAGTACCGGGACCGTGCGTTGAAGGTCCGTATCGATGACATCTGGTCACTTGGGCACAAGTATGTTTTGATCGATTGACCTAACGCAGGGCTGGCCGCCAAAGTGGACGTGGGGATGTTACCGACCTTGTAGACGTTGTCCTGCTCGAGGTGGGGCAGAATGAGCGCCAAGAAGCTCCACGAACTGGAGCTGTAGAACGGTCCGCCGAAGGCCGCCCCGTCGCTGTAGTCCCCGTACCGGCTGGCCGGGAGCTTGTCGTTCTGGTCGTGGTAGTTGTGAATGGCGAGGCCGATCTGCTTCAGATTGTTGCTGCAACTCATGCGTGCAGCAGCCTCGCGCACCTTTTGGACCGCCGGCAACAGTAGGCCGATCAGAATGGCGATGATTGCGATGACGACCAACAGCTCGATCAGCGTGAACCCGCGACGCGAGCGCTCGAAAGGCCGGGACATGGGGGCACCTCAAATGACCGTGAGAGGAAGTGGAACGAGGAAATTCGCACTAATATCATAATTCTCAACGAGACTGAGAGGCCCGATCCAGACACCGCGGAGTGAGGTGAACGCGGTGTGTGCGCTGATTGAAAATCCGACCACGATTGTTGACAATCTACACAGTCGACAATATTGTAGTCAACAGGAATTCCAAAGAAATTGGGAGGCACCTTGAAATGTCAAGCCCCCGTGGGGTGTTAAGCACCCGCGAGCAGATCACTGATCGCCTCCGGGAAGACGTGTTCGCCGGTCGCCTGCACGCGGGCGACCGAGTGTCCGAAGCGACGCTCGCCGAGCGGTTCGGTGTGAGCCGCGGGCCGATCCGGGAGGCACTCTCGCTCCTCACGAGTGAGGGGCTGTTTGTCACAAAACAGAACTGCGGCGTGACCGTTGCCCCGCCCGCACCGGAAGCGATCCGCGGGCTCGTGCTACCGATCCGGCAGACAATCGAGGTGTACGCGTTCAAGCAAATATTTGATTCTCTTACGCCCGACGACTTCCGTTACTGGGACGACGTGCTGTACCGCATGGATCGGGCGTGCCAGCAGAAAGAGTGGCAACTGCTCCCGCAACTCGACCTCGCGTTCCACCGCCACGTGCTGGAGCGGGCCGGTTCGCCCGATTTGCTCGCCATCTGGCAGACGATCGTGACCCGGCTGCGGGCGCACTTCTGGGAGACGGTTCGCGAGCACAACGAGCGAAACGATCTTGCCCGACTGCACGGGCACCACGCCGAACTGCTCGAAGCGTTTCGGAAAGGGCCGAAGACCGCGGCCGTGGAAGCCCTGGAGCGGCACATCGATGAGAACTGAGGCCCGTCATAGCGGGGCGCACCCGCTGCCCGCCGTGTGCGCCGCGGTAAACGCGAAGCGACTGCTGGAAACAGCGGTTCGGCTCATCGCGAAGCCCAGCCCGACCGGTTCGGCCGGCGCCGCCGCGGACGAACTCGCGGCCGTACTCGCCGAGGACGGGTTCGCCGTCGAGCGCCCGCCCGCCGGGCACCCGACGGCGCCGGCGGTCGTGGCACGGCTCTCGTCCGGGCGCCCGGGCCGGACCCTCCAGTTCAACGGCCACCTCGACACCGTTCACCTACCGTTTGTTCCCCCGAAAGTATCGGGCGACCGCCTCACCGGGAGCGGAGCAGCCGACATGAAGGGTGGCATCGCGGCGGCCGTCGAAGCACTGCGGGCGGTGCGCGACGCCGGCGGGCTGGCGGGCGGCGGAATCCTCCTCACCGCACACGACCTGCACGAGACGCCGTGGGGCGACGGCAGCCAACTCGACCGGCTCGTCGCCGACGGGATCGTCGGGAACGCGGTGCTGCTCCCGGAATACTTCAACGCGGCGCTGCCGGTGATCGGCCGCGGCGGATTCACGTGGGCCGCGACCATCCGGCGGCCCGGGCCGCCGGTCCACGAGGTGAACCGGCCGAACGAGCCGAGCGTCATCGCGGTCGGGGCCGAACTCGTCACCCGCCTCGCCAGACTAGATGCCGAACTGTCGCGACAATCGGACCCACTGGCCGGGGCCGCGAGCGCGTTCGTCGGCACGATCCAGAGTGGGTCGATCTACAACGAATTCCCACAGACGTGTCGGCTCGAAGGCACCCGCCGCTGGCTCCCCGGTACACGGTTCGCCGACGCCGACCAGCAGTTCCGCGCCCTGTGCGCGGCCCTGGCAAGTGATACGGGGACGGCCATCGAGGTCGAAACGCGGCTCATGCGCGACGCCTTCCGGCTGGACACGTCCGACCCGTTCGTCGGAGTGTTCCAGTCCGCGTATGCGACGCTCGTCGGCGAGCGCCTGCCGATCGGCGGGAAGCCGTTCGTGGACGACGGCAATTCTTTCTGGTCCGGGGCCGGCATCCCGGCCGTCACCCACGGCCCGACGGCCGGCGGAGCACACACCACCGCGGAGTGGGCGAACGTCGATGATCTGGTCCGCGTCGCCCGACTGTACGCACTGGTGGCGACGATGTACTGCCCCGATACCCCGGGAGGCCGAGCATGAGCCGGACCCACCACCGCGGGGCGACCCGCCGCTCGTTCCTCGCCGACACCGGCCTCGGGTTCACCGGGCTGGCCCTCGGAGCGATGTTCTTCCGCGACGGCGTCGGGCGCGCGGCCGACCCGATGGTCGGGGTCGAGAGCGGCCCGCACCACCCGGCGAAGGCGAAGAACGTCATCTGGATCTTCTTGTGCGGCGGCGTTTCGCACCTCGAAAGTTGGGACCCGAAGCCGGCGCTGAACAAGTACAACGGCAAGTCGATCGCCGACACCCCGTTCGCGGACGCGGTGAAGGCGGAGAGAAAGGACGTGGTCGAGGGGAACCCGAAGCACGGTAACCGCAAAATGCTCATGGGCCTGAACTGCGGCACCGCGCGGTACGGTAAATCCGGACTGCTCGCGGCCGACTGGTGGAAGCACACCGCTGAGATGGCGGACGACCTGGCCGTCGTGCGAACGGTGTGGACGACCGACAACGACCACGGGGCGATGCTCCAATTCCACACCGGTCGGCACGTTCGCGAAGGGGCTTACCCGACAATCGGGTCGTGGGCGTGCTACGGCCTCGGGGCACTGACGGGCAACCTGCCCGAGTACGTCGTCCTGGGCGTTCCGCCGGGCGACTGCTGCGGCGGCGAATGGGCGCACGGGGCCGCGTACCTCGGCCCGGAACACGCCGGCGTTCGGCTCAACCTCGAAGGCGCCCCGCTCCCGTTCGGCAAACTGCCGGCGGGTAAGACGGCGAAAGAACAGGCCGACGAGTTCGGACTCATCGGCAAGCTGAACCGCCTCTCGGGGATCGACTACCCCGACGACCCGCAGGTGCAGGCGCGGATCAAGTCTTACGAGCTTGCTTTCAAGATGCAGACCGCGGTACCCGAAACGCTGCAACTCGAAAAGGAGTCGGAGAAGACCCGTGCCCTGTACGGCGTGGACCGGGCTGAAACGGCCGCGTTCGGGAAGATCTGCCTCACGGCCCGGCGCCTGGTGGAGCGCGGGGTGCGGTTCGTCCAGGTGTACCACGGGGGCGGGGGCGGAGGTGACTGGGACGCCCACTCCAAAATCAAAGATAACCACACGAAACTCTCGACGCAGACTGACAAGCCCATCGCCGGACTGCTCCGCGACCTCAAACAGCGCGGGTTACTGAAGGACACGCTCGTGGTGTGGGCGACCGAGTTCGGGCGCTCGCCGGGCGCGGAGGGGGACGGCCGCGACCACCACCCGCAGGCGTTCAGCGTGTGGCTGGCCGGAGGGGGGATTCGGGGTGGCGTGGTTCACGGCAAGACCGACGAGATCGGCTTCCACGGAATCGAGGACCGGCACTACGTGACCGACGTCCACGCGACCGTCCTGCACCAACTCGGGCTCGACCCGCGGAAGCTCGAGGTGCCCGGCCGCAAGCGGCTGGAGATCGACTTCGGCGAACCGATCACCGGCATCATCGGCTGACGCACGAGGGCGCACGAGTATGACCCGTTTTGCCACCGCGTTCGCGTTCGCGCTCCTGTTACCGCTGGTCGCGAGCGCCAAACCGGTTCACAAGCAGTCGCTCCTGGCGCACATGGGGCCGTACCTGCCGGCGCGCGCGAACGACTGCCGGTTGTGTCACGTTCCGGGCGAAACCGCCCCGCACGCGGACAAACCCCGGAACGCCTTCGGCGAGCGCCTCGAAGAGGTTCGCGGCGAGTTGAAAGAAGCCGGCAAGCCGTTCGACATCGCGGCCCGGTTCAACGCCGTCGCCAACGAGGACTCCGACGGGGACGGAGTGTCGAATCTGGTCGAGGTGCTGACGGGACACTTCCCCGGTGACCCGCAGGATAAGCCGACCGCGGACGAGGTCCGGGGCGCCGAGAAGACCGTCGGCAAGTACACGCGGTTCCTCGCGTCGTACCCGTGGCGGCCGTTCGAGCCCGTGAAGCGCCCCGCAGTGCCGAAAGCCGGTGACGGCTGGGGCGCGAACCCGATCGATGCCTTCATCGCCGACGGGCACCGCGAACACGACCTCACCCCTCGACCCGACGCGGGCAAAGCCGCACTCATTCGCCGCGTGTACTTCGACCTCATCGGCCTACCCCCGACGCCCGCGCAGGTGAAGGCGTTCGAGGCGGATTCCTCCAAAGGCGCTTACGAGAAAGTGGTGGACGAACTACTCGCGTCGCCGCGATACGGCGAACGGTGGGGCCGCCACTGGATGGACGTGTGGCGGTATTCGGACTGGGCGGGGTGGAGCGGCGGGAACTCCGTCCGCGACAGCCAGCCGCACGTGTGGCGGTGGCGGGACTGGATCATCGAGAGCCTGAACGCCGATCTGGGTTACGACCAGATGATCCACCAGATGCTCGCCGGCGACGAGATCGCACCGGCCGACCCGAAGGTGCTGCGCGCGACGGGGTACCTGGCGCGGAACTACAAATCGAGCCGCGAGAAGTGGATGACCGACGTGGTCGATCACACCTTCCTGGCGTTCCAGGGGCTGACCATCGGCTGCGCCCGCTGCCACGACCACTTCTACGACCCGATCAAACAAACCGAATACTACCAGGTGCGGGCGGTATTCGAGCCGCACAACATCCGAATCGACCCGTTGGGCAGTGAGAAGGACACGAAGAAGGACGGGCTGGCCCGCGCCTTCGACGCGGACCCGAACGCGCCGACGTACCTCTACGAGCGCGGCGACGAGCGCCACCCCGACAAGTCGCGGCCGATACTCCCCGGCATTCCCAGCGCACTGAACGAGCCGTTTCCGGCGGTGAAGCCCGTGAAAGGGGAGTCGGGGGAAAGCACCGGCCGGCGCCGGGCGTTCGCCCACTGGCTCACCGACACCAAAAACCCGCTCACGGCCCGCGTCGCGGTGAACCACATCTGGATGCGGCACTTCGGCCAGCCGATCGTGCCGAGCGTGTTCGATTTCGGCAAGAACGGGCGCCGGCCGATGCACCCGGCGCTGCTGGACTGGCTCGCGGCCGAGTTCGTCGAACACAAGTGGTCGATGAAGCACCTGCACAAGTTGATCGTGACCAGCCGCACCTACCGGCAGGGCTCGACGCCGGATGCGAAGAACTTGGCGGCCGACCGCGACAACGTCTACTTTTGGCGGGTGCCCACGCACCGACTCGAAGCCGAGGCCGTCCGCGATCAGCTCCTGTTCGTGGCCGGCAAGCTCGACCTGACGACCGGCGGACCGGACCTCGACCACAACTCCGGGCTGACGGTTTACCGGCGGAGCCTCTACTTCCGGCACGCGCACGAGAAACAGATGGAGTTGCTCAAGCTGTTCGACGCGGCCGGGGTGAGCGAGTGCTACCAGCGGCGCGAGAGCATCGTTCCCCAACAGGCGCTCGCGCTAGTCAACAGCCCGCTGAGCGCCGAGATGGCGCGTCTGGTCGCGCGGCAAATCGAAACCGAAGCGGGAACCGACCCCGAGAAGTTTGTGACGGCCGCGTTCGAGCGGGTCATCGGGCGGGCACCGACCGCGACGGAGCGGTCCGAGTGTATCGCCTTCATGGACGCACCCGTAGCACGCGGGAGCGAGAAGGAGGCCCCGATGGACGCGGCCGAACGCCGCCGCACCGGGGTCGTCCTCGCGCTGTTCAACCACCACGAGTTCGTCACCGTGCGCTGAGCGATAACGTCCGACGGGGGATAGAAATGTCCGATGCGACACCGACCGAGTCCGAACTGTGGCAGCGCCTGCAAACGCGGTCGTATGTCGCCGCGGTGTGCGACATCCTTGACGCGCTCGACTTTCGCCAGCAGGCGATGCACCACCGCCTGCGCCCGTTGCTCCCGGACCGCGAGCGGTGCGGGTTCATTGGGCGCGCCCGGACGGTCCGCTGGATGGAGGCCGATTACGCCGACGAGGAGAACCCTTACGGGCTGGAAATCGAGGCGATCGACGCCCTTCGACCGGGCGACGTGGTCGTCCACTCGACCGACTTCGCCGGAACGAACGCGCCGTGGGGCGAGTTGATGTCCACCGCGGCGCAGTGCCGCGGGGCGGTCGGGTGCGTGTGCG
The Gemmata palustris DNA segment above includes these coding regions:
- a CDS encoding DUF1549 and DUF1553 domain-containing protein; the encoded protein is MTRFATAFAFALLLPLVASAKPVHKQSLLAHMGPYLPARANDCRLCHVPGETAPHADKPRNAFGERLEEVRGELKEAGKPFDIAARFNAVANEDSDGDGVSNLVEVLTGHFPGDPQDKPTADEVRGAEKTVGKYTRFLASYPWRPFEPVKRPAVPKAGDGWGANPIDAFIADGHREHDLTPRPDAGKAALIRRVYFDLIGLPPTPAQVKAFEADSSKGAYEKVVDELLASPRYGERWGRHWMDVWRYSDWAGWSGGNSVRDSQPHVWRWRDWIIESLNADLGYDQMIHQMLAGDEIAPADPKVLRATGYLARNYKSSREKWMTDVVDHTFLAFQGLTIGCARCHDHFYDPIKQTEYYQVRAVFEPHNIRIDPLGSEKDTKKDGLARAFDADPNAPTYLYERGDERHPDKSRPILPGIPSALNEPFPAVKPVKGESGESTGRRRAFAHWLTDTKNPLTARVAVNHIWMRHFGQPIVPSVFDFGKNGRRPMHPALLDWLAAEFVEHKWSMKHLHKLIVTSRTYRQGSTPDAKNLAADRDNVYFWRVPTHRLEAEAVRDQLLFVAGKLDLTTGGPDLDHNSGLTVYRRSLYFRHAHEKQMELLKLFDAAGVSECYQRRESIVPQQALALVNSPLSAEMARLVARQIETEAGTDPEKFVTAAFERVIGRAPTATERSECIAFMDAPVARGSEKEAPMDAAERRRTGVVLALFNHHEFVTVR
- a CDS encoding DUF1501 domain-containing protein; this translates as MSRTHHRGATRRSFLADTGLGFTGLALGAMFFRDGVGRAADPMVGVESGPHHPAKAKNVIWIFLCGGVSHLESWDPKPALNKYNGKSIADTPFADAVKAERKDVVEGNPKHGNRKMLMGLNCGTARYGKSGLLAADWWKHTAEMADDLAVVRTVWTTDNDHGAMLQFHTGRHVREGAYPTIGSWACYGLGALTGNLPEYVVLGVPPGDCCGGEWAHGAAYLGPEHAGVRLNLEGAPLPFGKLPAGKTAKEQADEFGLIGKLNRLSGIDYPDDPQVQARIKSYELAFKMQTAVPETLQLEKESEKTRALYGVDRAETAAFGKICLTARRLVERGVRFVQVYHGGGGGGDWDAHSKIKDNHTKLSTQTDKPIAGLLRDLKQRGLLKDTLVVWATEFGRSPGAEGDGRDHHPQAFSVWLAGGGIRGGVVHGKTDEIGFHGIEDRHYVTDVHATVLHQLGLDPRKLEVPGRKRLEIDFGEPITGIIG
- a CDS encoding RraA family protein, with product MSDATPTESELWQRLQTRSYVAAVCDILDALDFRQQAMHHRLRPLLPDRERCGFIGRARTVRWMEADYADEENPYGLEIEAIDALRPGDVVVHSTDFAGTNAPWGELMSTAAQCRGAVGCVCDSQIRDCLKTIELGFPVYYTGIRPLDSMGRGRVMAYDVPVRCGDVLVRPGDTVFADFDGIVVIPASVLAQVVDRACHKAEQESLSRKELKAGRTLREVYDRYGVL